The Euphorbia lathyris chromosome 4, ddEupLath1.1, whole genome shotgun sequence genomic interval ttttgtacctaaatctaaatttataCTTCCCAAAAACTATAGAACgccttatttaaaaaaaaaaaaacttcgaGTTAATggttccaattcaattgattgaaAATTTATCTATTTGATCAAAATTTAAAGATATCTCGAAATTAAAAGAAGAAACAacattcttccaaaaaaaacaaacaacataGAAATAACAATACAATTAAGGCCTAATGGGTAATTATTAGGAATTACCCAAAGCTCCAAGAGAcagaattaatttcaaatttgagGGGGATTCAAAGAGACAGATacattatattatgttatataTATTCCATCTTCTTCCACAGCATATTAGGTTTAGTTATACCTTTCGAGTCAGAAAATGGGAAGTAGAACTGTGAAGGTGGAGGACGAGAATCAAGACAGAATCAGAGATTTGCCAGATTGTCTCATTCACCACATCCTCTCCTTTTTGCCGTCAACAAAACAAGCTATTCAAACTGGAATTCTATCAAAACGTTGGCAGAATCAATGGACTAAAATTCCACCTCTATCATCCTTGTAGCTATGACAAAGATCCTAGGATTACTGCTAAAATCAGTTTTGCAACAAGAAAATATGTGGAGGATTTATGCTTGATTTTATTATTCTGAGTATACAAGTTGCCGGAATTCCTTTTCAACAATGCTTCACTTGTTAAATTAACAACCGGAAATTGTACTTTTATGCCTAATGGAATGGTAAATTGGGAAGCCTCACAGAATTGGCTATGGTTTCTTGTAAGTTGCCTGATCAAGcgatggaacatattctttttggCAGTCCGTTGCTCAAATCGTTACAATTGATTGACAGTCTTTCTGAGTTTGATAAGCTGATTATTGTTTCTaaatctttgaaaagattttgcTGCCGTCGTTGTTGTTTTGTTTCTGattttgaaatttcatgtccaaacTTTAAGGAATTATCTTTGAATCTTAATATTGTGACTACATGTGATTCAAAGCTGGTTACTCAAGTTATTGAAAATGTTCTATCTGGCAGTTTGTTACTCTAATCATTTGAATTAATTAACAGTGTTGGGATTTCACGGATGGTTATTGCTTCTGaatctttgaaaagattggCTATAGGACACTTTTCTGATGTTGTAATTTCATGTCCAAAGCTTGAAAACCTGAGTATTCTTACTAGTTTCGGACGAGTTAGAGCTACTAAATTAATGAATCTGCCATCTTTACTTTGTGTTACTCttgatttttaaaataaatcaaaGTTCACATATGCTTGAGAAATTAGTAATTAATGTGCCACACTATAATGTcaaatttaattcaataattattttaaatttttctcatgattgaattatttcatgatttttctcaattttatgTTTATGAATAAAATTTTCCATATATTAAGTACCCGATCCTAACAATTTTTTTCTAATCTCTaggaatattataaatattacctCAAGCTGAATGATTATGGTGAAGATTACTGGAATTTAAATGATACTGTCTTTGATGGTTTGTTATTGCATCTAAAAATCATTAAGATCATTGGCCGTCCGGATAAGGTTGTATTATGCTTTGTTAAATTTCTACTTAAGAATGCAAGGATGCTGGAAAAGATGTTGGTCAAATTGGAATATAGCCGTTCATCTCCAAGTATTCGAACAAAGATTGATGAGCTTGCCAAGATGTTCTAAAAATGTAGTTATTGAGCTGTTGCTCCCCAACCAAATAAGGAAgattttgtagtttttttttttgtgtttcattACTTGcttttataaactaaattgaaGCTGATTGTGACATTTTGTTAACATTTTGTAGTTTTAATGACCATTTAGATGATGATTATGGTTTACTTTGAgttattataatttttcttaCGGTCATTTTTTGATTCAGTACTTTGCTCATGTAGAATGTTTTAATGCTTTGTAGGTGAACATTCATTtttaatcctaaaaactattTGCGTTTCTTCTAAAGTTCTTGGTCGTTTGCACTCAAATATTTGGCTCTTGTTCTCAACGGATTGTGAGGGGATGTTTTGAGTGTGTCACTGCAATTTCAACTGGGAGTCCGAAATAAAGTAAGGCATATATGAGCTCAAAGATGATAATTGCAAGTTTGAGTTCCGGGAACCCAATTCCTCCATCGCCAATGCACTCCGGCGAGATATGTTCTGCGAAATCCCACTACAACAAAATCCGTCTACAGAGGCAGTTTTTTTCGCGGGTAAGGTATAGGGTGGCTCTGCCAACCACCATAAATCTGTCGCAAAAAAAGACCGGAGCAACAAATTAGCGACTAAAATTGTTGTTGAAGAACTAACACGTCAGCATAAGTAAATTTAGATCTTTGACTGAAACGACATATGGCATCCACGAatcagttatttttatgaaaaaaattaaatttgtgttttttttcataaaaataactcaTAGTTGGCGCATACATGGATGTCACGTGTTGTTATAGTCATAGATTTAAGTTGACCTATGCTAATTTGTCACTAATGCTATCATTCTGATGTCTTTTAACCATTTAAACTGTGAGAGTAACCTATTTGAGACAAACTCAAAAGTTAGCTGATTTtactgagacaaattgaaggtgagtgaacattttttttatagaaggtGAGTGAACATTTTGAGACAATCATAAGTTCAGTGtccaatgatgcatttaacctATGTAACCACCCTTAAACTTTATTCTGTAATATCTTAAATTGATTCTATAGGGACGGTTAAAATTGCcccttgtttttttatttatataaaattctcTATATTACAATTAGATACCTAGTAACAATTTGATTGTTATACCACAAATCTAAATGCAAAAATCATTTCAAAAAGGGAATACtgttgaactacgcttcgaacgatcaatcaaccacacagagaaacaaagtacacaaagatcacagattggatcttgaaacaacaatcaaaagaatacacacagaatttaccctggttcggcttaactgcctacatccagcaacttcactaatcaatggagattacaacaagattgaaacagtttctccttCTCCAGAAACTCTtgtgttttcccaatccccaattcggattatcacagtgtacacttatgacttagtctaagaatctctcgtatgaaactacttcccaacccagaccttttatagcctttacaaggttgtgaaaatacccaaaatatccttactcaaaaatgtacaaactcagcaagacctactgaccagtggtaacacagcaagaccatgttgacctgtattatcacctcagtaccatgctgaccacagccatgctgacttgataactcagcatttcgacttcttgattttactcttgctgacgggttgacttacaattacgctgacttgttgactcggcatcatcatcagcaagtgatagaaaacaacgacttagaACAGTATTAAAATATTCAAAGTttctaaaattcataaaaagaaCAAATGTGTAGcttgtaaaattaaaaaacaaactaaattcaATGAAACATATCCTTCTCAACATCATTCTACTGCCAAACTGATCATTTGATTCTAGACTTCCAGTCACAAtaaaagaaacaactttaatgTCTAATGTATCATTTCGAATAAAAGAAACCACTTTGCAAATAGTGTAATATTTCCTCATTATTCTCTATTGCAAGTACTAAGTTCCTACTTCCTCTATTTTCAGGGTTTTCTCCTTTGACCGAAGTGACATGTGGCAGCCACTAgtcagttatttttatgaaaaaaaaattaaattttgtgtttttttcataaaaataaccgataTGTGGTGCATACATGGATGCCATGTGTCGTTACAATCATAGATTTGAGTTGACTTATGCTTATTTGTCACCAATGCCATCATTCTGATGTCTTTTAACCATTGAAACCATGAGAGTGACCTATTTGAGACAAACTCAAAAGTTAGACAATCagataagttcagtgaccaatagTGCATTTAAACCCTGCAACCACCCTTAAACTTTATTCTCTAATACCTTAAATTGATTCTATAGGGACGGTTAAAACCACCcctttcttgtttttttatttatattatattctcTATATTACAATTAGATACCTAGTAACAATTTGATTGTTATACCGCAAATCTAAATTGAAAAATCATTTCAAAAAGGGAATATAGTATCAAAATATTCAAAGTttctaaaattcataaaaagaaCAAATGTGTAGCTTGTAAAATTAAAGAACAAACTAAATTCAATGAAACATATCCTTTTCAACATCATTCTAGTGCCAAACTGATCATTTGATTCCAGACTTCCAGACACAATAAAAGAAACAATTTTAATGTCTAATGTATcattccgaataaaagaaaccaCTTTGCAAATAGTGTAACATTTCCTCATCATTCTCTATTGCAAATACTAAGTTCCTACTTCCTCTATTTTCACTGTTTTCTCCTTTTTGGCATTCAGTTCATGAACAGCATAATTTTCATCTTAAGTCAGAATATCAAGCACCATGTTCAAATATCCATAagaaaaagtttatttaatCATATGAGTCATTGTGCTATGTATGATATCCATCAAACCCAGTAGCATGTAATAGAGCTGATTAAGTATTGACAAGCTTAATTGATGTAAGAGAAAAAAATTGTGAGATTCCGGATTATGAGAATACGAGGTTATTACTATGGTCAAGTTTACCAACTAATGCCTTTACATGCAGGTTAGAAGACTCAAATGACCACAACATGCAAGACTTGTAAAAGTTACCGATGTCAACATCACAACAAGTTATATAAATGTAAAAAGAACATTACAAATTCCACATTAAAAGCCAACAAATTAGTATTAAAGTAATTATGGACATACCTATTTCAACTAAAATAGGGATCATGgtttgaatttgatgatttatgtACTGACACTTGATAAAATGAAGTCATATTATCTCTAATGCTAGCATCACAAACCTAtgaaaagaaagataaaataaataataataataataataataataatagaacaCATATCATTATCATATGGGATACACATATCACTACCTAATAATCAGTTTCTTGAATATTAGGCATCCCTTGTCTAGGAAATTTTTGAGATAGAAAAGCATCCACGTCAGTCAATTTGTGGGAGACTATCTCATATCTAGCAACCAAATCTTCATATTTTTCACATACTACAATATGTCTATCAGCCAAATCGTCATATTTATTACATACTTCCTCATGCCTAGTGGATAAATCACTAAGCTTAGACGTGATGTCATTTGACTTCACTTTAAGTGATTCGACATTATGTAATTGACTTGATGAATTCCATCTTGATCTGACATCATAAGACGTAGATCCAAAATAACTTTTTGGAGTTGGCCTCAATCCTAAACCCCTAAATAGCAATTATGTTCCTTGCTAAAAACATATTCAGATACCTGCTCATTTATTTCACTTATAGATGCACTCAGATACCTCTTACAATAGTTACTGAgtatacagagtaccttcctctattcttctactcaacactatttctaccactgagtgatataaccgagcaactcagtatcTCCTTCTATTCTccagaattgataaagtttttgttctaaatacaaagaacactttagatgcttaacaatctagacttttacacaagatatGAATAAGTGTAAGATTTCTCTTTGTTTTGCTTTTgagacagaaacttcaagtagctcagcgtttcgacttggttgaagatctgcatcgaatgaagtatttgagaggcctatttatagtgacatctgaGGCTCCAggtatttcgaatttcgaaataaccgttggagggaaacggctctcTGTCGCTTTCATTTGGTCAGTGCTCAGTGTCTTCGACCAATAAAAatattgcatcttctgtctGATTCAGTTGCCAGGTACTTCTGGTCGGTAGGCGTCAGATTGTCCCTCTACTTATGGCAAattcttccagacagcttcctgtgtcttctgaaacTTTTCCAAAGTGGAACAACTTTGTCTCGAAGTTACTCAGGTCAACTGCTGACCTGTCTTCTATCCGttcgactcagcagcttccgcatgaagcaattgagaatgCCTTCTCGATTCTTCTTGTTGATGGGCCACGTTTCTTCCTGTTGGGCCGCATGGCTTgaatctgttgacttgggctttgaccttctcttgtgggcttttgaaccttgatcttttaatttctttaagatcttatagattttaattactcaacattgaacaaacaaattagtattaaataaatcaaaacatttaaatttaatgtgttggaatattttatcatgagaatttagatctaatttaaataattttgtcaaatcaaaattattgttgcaaggtgtttcaacaggttgAATGGGGAAAAGAGGTGCCAGAATTTTGTCACCCTCTTAATTACTGTTTATGTCCTTCTTTGCCATCTTGCCATGTAACCCTATTTCTTAAATGCCACTTAGCCGCTTGTCCCCTCCTTACCCTTATCCTTTATTTGTGTTTGTTAAACCTCGTTATTTGTAAAGATGAACAACTTTTTAtgaaatcaaaatatttaatcCTCCAATGGAGCAAGATTTTACCTTTCTTCGGATTAACTCCTTGAAATATAGCTTGagaagaaattctttggttGATTTACGATTAAAATCAACAAGTTCATGATTAGTTTGTATCAATCATAGCATTATAATCttaagtaaaatatattaaaagataCAAGTTGGTGAAACACCAATGTACAGGGCGGATCATGTGCCTAGGCCTGGAGTTCCCTGGCCTACGGTCCAAAGTTGGAGGGAGTCCCAAATTTTTTAATATGtgtgtatttatatatgagtaaaaaataattaaagttaTAACTTGCTCAACTACAAACCTTGTATTATCTCATATTACAACCGCATACCTCTGATTGACATGTGGAatatattttatgtatttaagttatttttttgcaatcgagtgatcaattgattaccttTTACACAAGTTCAAGAGACTAAcagaatattttatgcaagttcagtgggatatcgagacactttgaaaattgaggaaaccaatcaaactttttgtactAGTTCaagggacaaatgatgtattaagcctagatTTAATAACATATCGTATTTTCTCTTGCCATTCTTTTTCTTCCAGCATTGCAAATATTTTGCTCAGTATGTTTTTCTATTACTCCTTTTTATGTGTTGGTTTTcaagataaattttatattcaattaaTTCAGATGGTATTATTAAAAGTTACAAACCGAAAGTCATTTTTaagaatcttttatttttcatctcaATTTTTCAATCTCTAGACATATATATAATCTAATCTACTTTGAGCTCATATTTGCTTTCCTTTCTGTATACTCAACTTCAAATCTACTTTCTTTTAGACTCATAGATGAAATTGCAATGACATACTCAAAACAACCCCTCACAGTTAGTGGAGAACTAGAGCCAGATATTTGAGTGTCAACGAGCAAAAATTTAGTAAGAAGCCCAAATGGTATTTGGGATAAAAAATCAGGAATAACGACATTAGCGACggaattttatttgtttttatttgtagCAGCAAATCCATATATAGTAATGGGAACAGAACAACAGAAAGTAGCATTTTACATTGAAAAATATAATAACAGATATTTTACCTACTATAAACAGACTGATATACAAGGATTTCTTAagagtttaatatttttaaaataatatttaaagtttatttgatttaaccaTTCAGtaccaaaattaaaaatgaaaatgttcaCCTACAAAGCATTTAAACATTCTACCTAAGCAGCATAAAGTACTAATTCAAAAAATGACATGAATAAAAAGTATAATATTAATAACTCAATTCAAATAAAGCCCAAGAGTTTAACAATGCTAATTAAAATGATTAAACCATAAAACATAATCATAATCCAAATAGTCATTAAAACATAATCATCATCCAAATAGTCATTAAAACATTAACATCATTACCAAATGTCAACAAAATCAACttcaatttagtttataaaagCAAGTAACTAATGAACCACAAATCCTCTAAGATCTTCAATATCTACTTAGGGGGTAGCAACTCAATAATCACATTTTTAGAACATCTTGGCAACCTCATGAATCCTCATTCAAATGTTGCCATCTTAGAAGTTGTTACATGATCTTTGAATTCCACCACCATCTTTTCCAACACTCTTGCATTCTTGAGGAGAAATTTTACAAAGGTTAAAACAACCTCCTCCGGACAGTCAATGATCATAATAGTCTTCAGATGCAATGATAAACAATCAAAGTCCATCTCATTGGAATTCCAATAGTTTTTTCCAAAATCAGTCTGCTTGAGGAAATTATAATATTTCtagagataaaacaaaaaaaaatattgttaggATAAGGTACTTATTTTATGGAAAACTAgtgaaattaaaatgttaaaacaTTTTCTATTGTGTTCCTTTTGCTTTATAAACATAAAACTGAGAAAACTCATGAAATATCAACCATTTAATTCACAATAATTCTTGAATTAAATTTGACAACTAGAATTAAAAGGTTTAAAAAATTACCTGATCATAGTGCGGCACATTAATAACTAATTTCTCAAGCACATGTGAATTACGAAGTACACATGCAATTCCAAATTTAGGGTTGGTGGTATTAGAATAATACAAAATCAAGCATTTGATGTCTAACACCGGTAAAAACAGATCTCCCATGGAAACAAATTTTGAGAGAACCTGCAAACATAACATAGAAAAGAAAATTCACTAAAAAATATTAGACATATTTCTATTAAAGTCAGGatgaaatgtttttttattctttataagTTACCTTGATAAAGCATCTCCCAAGTGTTAGCTCTTTGATATGTTGAAGCTGTTGAAGAATGTCTTGAATCCAACTTTTTTGACTTTCTTGATCTGAAATATCATCCTCCTCCCACTCCCCCAGACCATAAAACTCGGGACCGTAAAAATCAATAGTAGCACAAAGTAAAGATGACAGATTCAGTAATTTAACAGTTCCATCTCGTCCCAAATCATTAAGAATAATCAGTTTTTCAAGATTTGGACATGAAATTTCCACATCAGTTAAGTGTCCTAAAGccaatcttttcaaagattCCGAAGCAATAACCAGCCCTGGAATCCCATCACAGTTAAGATCAAATGATTCGAGTAACAAACTACAAGATACAACATTTTTAATCGCTTGAGTAACCAGCTTTGAATAACATATCGGCACAACATTA includes:
- the LOC136227039 gene encoding uncharacterized protein; this translates as MGFVYSDRFISAFEISCPNLEELSLNLNVVPICYSKLVTQAIKNVVSCSLLLESFDLNCDGIPGLVIASESLKRLALGHLTDVEISCPNLEKLIILNDLGRDGTVKLLNLSSLLCATIDFYGPEFYGLGEWEEDDISDQESQKSWIQDILQQLQHIKELTLGRCFIKVLSKFVSMGDLFLPVLDIKCLILYYSNTTNPKFGIACVLRNSHVLEKLVINVPHYDQKYYNFLKQTDFGKNYWNSNEMDFDCLSLHLKTIMIIDCPEEVVLTFVKFLLKNARVLEKMVVEFKDHVTTSKMATFE